Genomic window (Vibrio gallicus):
ACCCCAATAATTGGGATTAGCTTTGAGGGTTACCTTTGAACCGTGTTGCCATGCAGCAAGTTGGTATCGACCAGTACCAGCGGATAGCTTATTGATATCTTTGCCATATTTCTCTAGCGCTTTAGGGCTAATAATCCCTTGGCTTGGGTGCGCTAGGTTGTTGATGAAATTATTCGAGCCCTGATTAAGGGTGATCACTAAGGTATCATCAGATACCGCTTCAATAGACTTCACGCTCGACAGCAAAGAGGCGTGTTTGAGTTTGTTTTGAATCTCGTATTCAAAGTTGAATTTTACCGCTTGCGCATTAAAAGGAGTGCCATCAGTAAACTTAACCTGCTGACGCAGATTGATAGTATAAACCTTACCTTCGTCCGAGATAGTATAATCAAGAGCAAGATCAGGAACGATATTCATATCTTTGTCAAAACGAAATAAGCTTTCATACAAGGCATTAGCTATGCTGTAATCTTGTGTCACCGTTGCCAAGTGTGGGTTCACTGTTTGAACCGTACTAGAGGTTGCAATGACCAATGTATCATTTGCTGCCATGGCATTAAAACTTAAACCGGTCGCCATGATCAAGGTTAACAATTTGCGCTGCATAACAATATTCCTTGCACTAACTTATATATTAAATTCTGTTACCAAATAGAGATAATGGTATAGACATACTCAGAAGTATAATCCACAAACCCAATACGCCGCATGCGCATATCCGTATCTATGTACAGGTAGATGTTAGCTGCATAATAATTCTTAGGCGCTCATAAGTAAGCTAACTTTTGGTTATATATTAGAACCAACACTGTAAGGGGCAAATATTGGGTCAATAAGTTATGTTCATTTAAAACAGTAAATGATTACCCTTAACCCTAAGCAGAAAACTCGCCCTTTCTCCATAAAGTGTTAAAATCCCCATATCTACTTATTCTGCCGTTAAACAATAGCGCTCAGGAACAAAACATCGCTTTCTTAGTTGAAGTTTTGATACCCCACCTGATGCCCCACTACGTCAGCACAAGAAACAAAAGGTAAACTTTTCAAATGGTTAACAATAAAATTCAGTGGTTTCCGGGTCACATGCATAAGGCTCGCAAGGAAATAGAAGAGGTCGTCCCTCAGATCGATGTGATTATCGAGGTGTTGGATGCTCGTATTCCCTACTCTTCTGAGAACCCGATGATTGCTGAATTACGCGGTGAGAAGCCTTGTATTAAGGTATTGAATAAGCGCGACCTTGCAGATCCTGAACTCACTGAAATGTGGATTGAGCATTATGAGAAAGAGCAAGGGGTGAAAGCGATGGCGGTCACAACTGAAAATACTCAGGAAGTTCATAAAATCATGGAGCTGTGTCGTAAATTGGCTCCGCATCGTGAAGCTATGGGTAAAAATATTCGCACTATGATTATGGGTATCCCTAATGTTGGGAAGTCTACTATCATCAACTGCCTCGCGGGGCGTACCATTGCTCAAACAGGCAACCAGCCCGCGGTAACTCGTCGCCAGCAGCGTATTAACCTGCAAAATGGGGTGGTGCTGTCTGATACCCCTGGAATACTATGGCCTAAGGTTGAAAACCCGCACAGCGGTTTTCGCTTAGCCGCAACAGGGGCTATTAAAGACACCGCGATGGAATACGATGAGGTTGCTTTCTATACCGTTGAATACCTTGCTCAATACTATCCTGAGCGTCTAAAAGAACGTTATCAGATAGAACAACTACCTGAAACAGAAGTTGAGCTGATGGAAGAGATCGGCAGAAAACGTGGCGCGCTGCGCGCTGGCGGACGTATTGACCTGCATAAGGCTTCGGAGATTCTTCTGCATGAATTACGTCAAGGAACCCTAGGTCAAGTAACCTTAGAGCTTCCTGAAATGATTACCAAAGAGCTAATTGAGGTTGAGAAAGAAACGG
Coding sequences:
- the ylqF gene encoding ribosome biogenesis GTPase YlqF, which produces MVNNKIQWFPGHMHKARKEIEEVVPQIDVIIEVLDARIPYSSENPMIAELRGEKPCIKVLNKRDLADPELTEMWIEHYEKEQGVKAMAVTTENTQEVHKIMELCRKLAPHREAMGKNIRTMIMGIPNVGKSTIINCLAGRTIAQTGNQPAVTRRQQRINLQNGVVLSDTPGILWPKVENPHSGFRLAATGAIKDTAMEYDEVAFYTVEYLAQYYPERLKERYQIEQLPETEVELMEEIGRKRGALRAGGRIDLHKASEILLHELRQGTLGQVTLELPEMITKELIEVEKETALREELKVKKKEERRKRYLRNKR